The DNA window CTTATCCAAAAATATTCAGACAGTTCTTTTCTGAATATTCCTTGTCATAACCATTGCGGCCCTTCCCCTTGTGTGACTTGCAAGATGTGCTGTCTTTGGCTTTTACATAtgattcttgctttaatttCTCCAGGGGTTATTTTTGTTCATGATCTCTCCCAGAGAAGGACCAAAACAAGCTTGCAGAAATGGGCATCTGAGATTGCTGCAACTGGAACATTTTCAGCTCCTCTAAGTTCTGGAGGTCCTGGTGGCCTTCCTGTCCCTTATATTGTTATCGGTAACAAATCTGATGTTGCTGCCAAAGAGGGTACAAGGGGAAGCAGTGGCAACCTTGTTGATGCAGCACGACAGTGGGTTGAGAAGCAGGGTCTGCTTCCTTCCAGTGAGGAAATTCCATTGACAGAAAGTTTTCCTGGAAGCGGAGGTCTTATTGCAGTAATCATTTCACCTTAAGCTTCCTCATGTAAAGATTTATTTAATGCAAATTGGGGTCAGTGTTTCTGTGTGTGAATTAATATTTCGAAGTAGTAAATGTGGAAATTGTAAAATATCTATTGCAAGAACACAGCTATCcctatccttttcttcttatattTGCTCCTTCTATTCTTCTTTGTGTCTCTCTTTCCCTGCACAGAAGAACTTTGCTCTTTTATAGGATATCGCTTGTCTATCAACTTGTCCACTATTGAGAGACTAGACTAGTCTgcgtccttttcttttatcttttatcattGAATCCCCTagctttcttcctcttcttccacATTCACACATGCACACTCACATGCAAATGGGCACATTATATGCAACTAAATGGTTTGTATGATAGGACACTCAGAAACATGATCACAAATCTggagaaaacatattattatgtATTAGGACTTTTGGCATTGCATGTGTAAGATAACTGGCAAGTTGGTGTAACTTCTCTTGTATTGTGCAATGGCCATGCAGTTCTGGTTGTTAGTTTTCTCACTGGTTGGCATTTGGTGAGCTATGCCAAAATCAGTGATTTAGTTGTTTATGCATTGGTAGGGAGATTTAGGACTTATAAAGTGATATGGAACAAAGAGTGATGTCTTTGTAGTTGGCTATGTATATGTTTCAGGGAGTAGAATTTTAGGTGTAATATTTTCTATGCTAGATTCCTGTAGCTGGAATTTTACGCCTGTCACCtccttttttattgtgttattcTTTCCTTATCTTAGTTTGAAAGTGTACtttgaaaagaatattttcCTTGAACTTTTGAGTAGAAGAGTACTAATCCGAGTGGTGAGTCTATctaagattgtttttttctatctttaaaCTATCAGTAGTCAATGTAATAGCTGGGCAAAATTTAGGTAGTTGGTCTAATCAGATGACTTTTCCTTAGTTAACAGCTGATACATCTAACAGAGGATGTATTAATAAATGTGAGACAGGATTTTGAATAAGAACTATCTCAAATATGTTGTGTATGCTAGCCAAAATCATGATCAATCAACTTAATCCCATCCCCTCCTTATCTGATTTGAACTCTTCATAATGGTGGCTTTGTTAACATGGGCAGGCTGCCAAAGAAGCAAGGTATGACAAAGAAGCTGTGGTAAAGTTTTTTCGAACAGTAAGTATTTGGCTCTTGTATCTTCATCTTTTAGTGtgtctgtgtatatatttattcattattcatGTTGGACACTTTCCAACTTCTTTTGGATCACTTTGTTTCAGTTGATCAGGAGAAGATATTTTTCAGACGAACTACCTGCACCAAGTCCATGGTCTGCTTATCCAGTTCAGAGATCTGTCCAACGTTTAGATGAAAATACAAGTGACGAGGATCCATTTTACAAGACTACAAGGTACCCTATACTAATGATATTACTGTATGTTGCAAGATATTCATGTCAGCTATATCTGAGTGCCACAAAAAAAATGTCActgttttataaatttagatGAAAGCTGCATTTCACTTTATAAAGGGTATCAAACATTGAATTCCCTTGTCACCAAGATGCCcgagttgattttcttcaatgCAGAAAATCTGTGTTGTGCTTGCGTTGGGAATGTTTTTTTCCTAACATATCCCAATATCATGCTTATTATGTACTTTGCTTTGCTGATATTTCATGCCACCCATGATCTTTTCTTGGGGGTGCTGGGGGACTGAGTTTTGCTGGCTTACATTATATGTTCTGCTTATGAATGAAAGAGAACTGTTGGAATGGTTACTGGTGTTTGATTGATGTCCTTTGTGGCTTGGTGAATGGTGATACAACTTAGAAGTTTGGTTTTGCTGTTACTATGTTCAGCTTCTTCTATTTATCATGTCATGTAGTTCATCtcgattttcttctttttaacgTGATTTGTGTTCCATTTGGGGATATGACTAGTCTTCTGCTATTGCAGCTTAGCAGGCGATCCTTACAAATACAATACGCTCCCTCCCCTGCCAGCTCAACGAAATCTTACACCACCTCCAACACTTTACCCACAGCAGCCGGTTTCGGTTACAGAGAGTTACAGCATTCCAAGATTTACCCTGACTGGCTCTCAAGAAATAAGCAACACTGCAAGATTGAAGCGAATGGATATTAATGTTTGATAATCTTCGGCTCTGGATTTGCTGTGCAAAGAATGCACTTTCCCTTGGTGCTGAGCTCTATTTGTTAATGTGGAATTCCTCTTGTTTTGCATGTAAACcgttcaattgatttttttttcatggcctACACCGCTGTAAGTTTTTGGGTTACAGTTTGGTCACAATTTACATGTATATTGATTGATTGGTCAACCTGAAGTAGTGGCAATTAATCTCCA is part of the Populus trichocarpa isolate Nisqually-1 chromosome 7, P.trichocarpa_v4.1, whole genome shotgun sequence genome and encodes:
- the LOC7456266 gene encoding small GTPase LIP1 isoform X2, with protein sequence MFWRDRERENKDQNGGPPCGQVRVLVVGDSGVGKTSLVHLIVKGSSSARPPQTIGCTVGVKHISYGNSSSSSSSIKGDSERDFFVELWDVSGHDRYKDCRSLFYSQINGVIFVHDLSQRRTKTSLQKWASEIAATGTFSAPLSSGGPGGLPVPYIVIGNKSDVAAKEGTRGSSGNLVDAARQWVEKQGLLPSSEEIPLTESFPGSGGLIAAAKEARYDKEAVVKFFRTLIRRRYFSDELPAPSPWSAYPVQRSVQRLDENTSDEDPFYKTTSLAGDPYKYNTLPPLPAQRNLTPPPTLYPQQPVSVTESYSIPRFTLTGSQEISNTARLKRMDINV